Proteins from a genomic interval of Candidatus Dormiibacterota bacterium:
- a CDS encoding glycosyltransferase family 2 protein, which translates to MLVALCIFVVFVNAAFAVRSLMIAARSRAHLEAVELDGAFPALSIVVPARDEERQIEACVRSLLAQEYPNFEVIVVDDCSQDGTRAILDRIALEDERLIVVGGEPLPQGWVGKPWALEQGIRAARGTWLLSTDADTEHEPLAAGSALVYAVKHRLDALSLLTDQTMVGPAERLILPSILWIIAFAVGGLDDVNDPLKPDAALFNGQFVLMTRDAYEAIGGYAALRGEIAEDLELARLLKADGRFSIALAGAQGLVRTRMYRSFHEVWNGFVKNFALGARGKAGTTALGLLFLASLSPLSPIALCLFASGDRAGLALAVGFAMLAASLAAEYGMARARFPRGSGWTIPVGVAVLFAIFATSLVRYASGLGVEWRGRHYT; encoded by the coding sequence ATGCTCGTAGCGTTGTGTATCTTTGTCGTGTTCGTCAATGCGGCGTTCGCCGTGCGGTCGTTGATGATTGCGGCGCGGTCGCGGGCGCATTTGGAGGCGGTAGAGTTGGATGGGGCGTTCCCCGCGCTGTCCATCGTCGTTCCGGCGCGCGACGAGGAGCGGCAGATCGAAGCGTGCGTGCGCTCCTTGCTCGCACAGGAGTATCCGAATTTCGAAGTGATCGTCGTCGACGATTGCTCGCAGGACGGAACGCGCGCGATCCTGGATCGGATCGCGCTTGAAGACGAGCGGCTCATCGTCGTGGGCGGCGAGCCGTTACCGCAAGGATGGGTCGGCAAGCCGTGGGCGCTCGAACAGGGGATACGCGCGGCTCGCGGCACGTGGCTGCTTTCGACCGATGCCGATACCGAACACGAGCCGCTCGCGGCCGGTTCGGCGCTCGTCTATGCGGTGAAGCATCGGCTCGATGCGTTGAGCCTGCTCACCGACCAAACGATGGTCGGCCCGGCCGAGCGGCTGATCCTTCCAAGCATTCTGTGGATTATTGCGTTTGCCGTCGGCGGCCTCGACGATGTCAACGATCCGCTAAAACCCGATGCGGCGCTCTTCAACGGCCAGTTCGTTCTGATGACACGGGACGCGTACGAGGCGATCGGCGGCTATGCGGCGCTCCGCGGCGAGATTGCCGAAGACCTCGAACTCGCGCGTCTCCTCAAGGCCGACGGCCGCTTTTCGATTGCGCTTGCCGGCGCGCAGGGGCTCGTTCGCACGCGAATGTACCGCTCGTTTCACGAAGTGTGGAATGGTTTCGTCAAAAATTTCGCGCTGGGCGCACGCGGCAAGGCTGGGACTACGGCGCTCGGGCTGCTGTTTTTGGCGAGCCTCTCTCCGCTTTCGCCGATCGCGCTCTGTCTGTTTGCCTCCGGCGACCGTGCCGGCCTCGCGCTTGCGGTCGGGTTCGCGATGCTGGCGGCGTCCCTGGCAGCGGAGTACGGAATGGCTCGGGCCCGTTTTCCTCGCGGGTCGGGCTGGACGATCCCGGTCGGCGTGGCGGTACTCTTCGCTATCTTCGCGACGTCGCTGGTGCGCTATGCAAGCGGGCTCGGCGTCGAGTGGCGCGGGCGGCACTACACCTAA
- a CDS encoding glycine--tRNA ligase — protein sequence MDEITALAKRRGFIFQSSEIYGGLNGFYDYGPLGAILKRNVKNAWWRDTVELRDDVVGFDSSIIMHPLTWKASGHIDAFHDKLVDCRVCKHRFRFDHLKDPNQCPDCGSKQSFTEPRNFNLMMKTQIGPMEDSASTAYLRPETAQGIFVNFKNVYQTARKRPPFGIAQIGKSFRNEITPGNFTYRVREFEQAELEYFVPDDGKDLEIFREWVDRRKNWYASYGVKPDRLRFYELTDKERPHYAKAGIDVEYLFPWGWGELESIAHRGTYDLDAHMALSGKDLRFFDEASKAHYTPILIESSAGMDRTTLTMLVDAYDRERSTDPNGKATDRVVLRFHPYIAPVQIAVFSLARNKPDLVERARSIEMALRPAYRTQYDEGNIGQLYRRQDEIGTPLCVTIDYDTLEDGTITVRERDSMKQERVSQPGLERYLHERISA from the coding sequence ATGGACGAAATAACGGCGCTGGCGAAGCGCCGTGGCTTCATCTTTCAGTCCAGTGAAATCTACGGAGGCCTCAACGGCTTCTACGATTACGGGCCGCTGGGCGCGATCCTCAAGCGTAACGTGAAGAACGCGTGGTGGCGCGATACCGTCGAATTGCGCGACGACGTCGTCGGCTTCGATTCGTCGATCATCATGCATCCGCTAACGTGGAAGGCTTCGGGGCACATCGATGCATTCCACGATAAGCTCGTGGACTGCCGCGTCTGCAAGCATCGCTTTCGCTTCGATCATCTCAAGGATCCCAATCAATGCCCGGACTGCGGTAGCAAGCAGTCTTTCACCGAGCCGCGCAATTTCAATCTCATGATGAAGACGCAGATCGGGCCGATGGAAGACAGCGCGTCGACCGCTTATCTGCGCCCGGAGACCGCTCAGGGCATTTTCGTGAATTTTAAGAACGTTTACCAGACCGCTCGCAAGCGGCCGCCGTTCGGCATCGCGCAGATCGGCAAGTCGTTTCGGAACGAGATCACGCCCGGCAACTTCACCTACCGCGTGCGCGAATTCGAACAAGCGGAACTGGAGTACTTCGTCCCCGACGACGGTAAGGATCTGGAGATCTTTCGCGAGTGGGTCGATCGGCGGAAGAACTGGTATGCGAGTTACGGCGTCAAACCCGATCGCCTGCGCTTCTACGAACTAACCGACAAGGAACGCCCGCACTACGCCAAGGCCGGCATCGACGTCGAGTATCTTTTCCCATGGGGTTGGGGCGAACTCGAATCGATCGCTCATCGCGGCACCTACGATCTCGACGCGCACATGGCCCTTTCGGGCAAAGACCTGCGCTTCTTCGACGAAGCCTCGAAGGCACATTACACGCCGATCCTCATCGAGAGTTCGGCGGGGATGGACCGCACGACGCTCACCATGCTCGTCGATGCATACGATCGCGAACGCAGCACCGATCCCAACGGCAAAGCGACCGACCGCGTCGTTTTGCGCTTTCATCCCTACATCGCACCGGTGCAAATAGCGGTATTTTCGCTCGCCCGCAATAAACCGGACTTGGTCGAGCGCGCCCGGAGCATCGAAATGGCGCTGCGTCCGGCCTATCGCACGCAATACGACGAAGGCAATATCGGCCAACTCTACCGACGCCAAGACGAGATCGGCACGCCGCTGTGCGTGACCATTGACTACGATACGCTTGAAGATGGGACGATAACCGTGCGCGAACGTGATTCGATGAAGCAGGAACGGGTGTCGCAGCCGGGCCTCGAACGCTATCTGCACGAGCGGATCAGCGCATGA
- the ppdK gene encoding pyruvate, phosphate dikinase — protein MTKYVYFFEEGNGSMSDLLGGKGAGLAEMTAAGLPVPSGFTITTQACLGFYDADKHFPDGLDAQVAQGIETLEKRTGKSFGDHGDPLLVSVRSGARVSMPGMMDTILNLGLNDRTVEGLAKLTGNERFAWDAYRRFIMMFSSVVLGLHKDPFEELIDERKKALGIANDPDIDAESWKTLAAQFKDIVSRQTGKAFPQDVREQLRLAIGAVFDSWNSKRAIDYRQYNKISDSWGTAVTVMEMVFGNMGSDSGTGVAFTRDPNTGERKLFGEYLTNAQGEDVVAGIRTPEKISDLERTQPDIYKQFVDIADRLERHYRDVQDIEFTVERGKLFMLQTRSAKRSAEAAVRIAIDLVHEGLLDRKTAVGRVGAQSLDQLFHARIDATQGFAVAAKGLNASPGAAAGQIVLTADDAVEWRDAGKDVILVRVETTPDDVHGMIAARGILTAKGGATSHAAVVARGMGKPCVAGCDALQIERRTKSVTLGGVALHEGDWLTIDGTTGNIMLGKLGLIPPPSQLPEWLQTFLSWADELRRMQVWANADTPEDAQKARELGAEGIGLCRTEHMFMQQDRLPVVQQMILANTKEARETALQQLLPFQREDFVGILEAMHGLPVTIRLLDPPLHEFLPSLEQLLVETTELRLTRGTDSEEFKKQDAILRRVQQLHEQNPMLGLRVCRLGIVYPEIYAMQVRAIFEAACLLKQRGVDARPEVMIPGVGTKEEMQTTYDSAKKVADEVLAAHGVDLVYKIGTMVELPRACVVADELAAYAQFFSFGTNDLTQTTYGYSRDDAEQSFIPQYLEKRILKDDPFQILDRRGVGALMREAVAKGRGARADLKIGICGEHGGEPSSVAFCDQLGLDYVSCSPYRVPIARLAAAQATIGALE, from the coding sequence ATGACCAAGTACGTCTACTTCTTCGAAGAAGGCAATGGGTCGATGAGCGACCTGCTGGGCGGGAAAGGCGCTGGGCTTGCCGAGATGACGGCCGCGGGCTTGCCCGTGCCGTCGGGTTTTACGATTACGACCCAGGCGTGCCTAGGTTTCTACGACGCCGATAAACACTTCCCCGACGGCTTGGACGCGCAAGTCGCTCAGGGCATCGAAACGCTCGAGAAGCGCACGGGAAAGTCTTTCGGAGACCACGGCGACCCGCTGTTGGTATCGGTTCGCAGCGGCGCGCGCGTCTCGATGCCCGGCATGATGGACACGATCCTCAATCTCGGGCTCAACGATCGCACGGTTGAGGGCTTGGCGAAGCTCACCGGCAACGAACGCTTTGCGTGGGATGCGTATCGCCGGTTTATCATGATGTTCTCGTCGGTCGTTCTCGGACTGCACAAAGACCCGTTCGAAGAGCTGATCGACGAACGCAAGAAGGCGCTCGGAATCGCGAACGATCCCGATATCGACGCCGAGTCCTGGAAAACGCTGGCCGCGCAGTTCAAAGACATCGTCAGCCGGCAGACCGGCAAAGCCTTTCCGCAAGACGTGCGCGAGCAACTCCGTCTAGCGATCGGCGCCGTCTTCGATTCGTGGAACTCCAAGCGCGCGATCGACTATCGCCAATACAATAAGATCTCCGATAGTTGGGGAACGGCCGTCACCGTCATGGAGATGGTGTTCGGCAATATGGGGAGCGATTCTGGCACGGGGGTAGCCTTCACCCGCGATCCGAATACCGGCGAGCGCAAGTTGTTCGGTGAATACCTCACCAACGCGCAGGGCGAAGACGTGGTGGCCGGCATTCGAACGCCGGAGAAAATCTCGGACCTCGAACGAACGCAGCCGGACATCTACAAGCAGTTCGTCGATATTGCCGATCGGTTGGAGCGGCACTACCGCGACGTGCAAGATATCGAGTTTACGGTCGAGCGAGGCAAGCTCTTCATGTTGCAGACGCGCAGCGCCAAGCGCAGCGCGGAGGCGGCGGTGCGGATCGCGATCGACCTCGTCCACGAAGGCCTGCTCGACCGCAAAACGGCGGTCGGCCGCGTCGGCGCGCAGTCGCTCGATCAGCTCTTCCACGCCCGGATCGACGCGACGCAAGGCTTCGCCGTTGCAGCCAAGGGCCTCAACGCCTCGCCCGGCGCTGCCGCCGGGCAGATCGTCCTAACGGCGGACGACGCCGTCGAATGGCGCGATGCCGGCAAGGACGTCATTCTCGTGCGCGTGGAGACCACGCCGGATGACGTGCACGGCATGATCGCCGCGCGCGGCATCCTTACCGCCAAAGGCGGCGCGACCTCGCACGCGGCGGTGGTCGCTCGCGGCATGGGCAAACCGTGCGTCGCCGGGTGCGACGCGCTCCAGATCGAGCGCCGCACCAAGAGCGTCACGCTGGGCGGCGTGGCGTTACACGAAGGCGATTGGCTGACGATCGACGGTACGACCGGAAACATCATGCTCGGCAAACTGGGGCTGATTCCGCCGCCGTCGCAGTTACCGGAGTGGCTGCAGACCTTTCTTTCTTGGGCGGACGAGCTGCGCCGTATGCAAGTGTGGGCTAACGCCGATACGCCCGAAGACGCGCAAAAGGCCCGCGAGCTCGGGGCCGAAGGCATCGGCTTGTGCCGAACCGAGCACATGTTCATGCAACAGGATCGGCTCCCGGTCGTCCAACAGATGATCCTAGCGAATACGAAAGAGGCGCGCGAAACCGCGCTGCAGCAGCTCCTGCCGTTTCAACGTGAGGATTTCGTCGGGATCCTTGAAGCGATGCATGGCCTGCCGGTAACGATTCGATTGCTGGACCCGCCGTTGCACGAATTTTTGCCGTCGCTCGAGCAACTGCTCGTGGAAACGACCGAGCTACGGCTGACGCGTGGCACGGACTCCGAAGAGTTCAAAAAACAGGATGCGATCTTGCGCCGCGTCCAGCAACTGCACGAGCAAAATCCGATGCTCGGTTTGCGCGTTTGCCGGTTAGGCATCGTCTATCCCGAAATCTATGCGATGCAAGTGCGCGCGATCTTCGAAGCGGCGTGCTTGCTGAAACAGCGCGGCGTCGACGCCCGGCCCGAGGTGATGATCCCCGGCGTCGGAACCAAGGAAGAGATGCAGACGACGTACGACTCTGCGAAGAAGGTCGCGGATGAAGTTCTGGCGGCGCACGGCGTCGATCTCGTATATAAGATCGGTACGATGGTCGAGTTGCCGCGTGCCTGCGTGGTTGCCGACGAACTCGCCGCCTACGCGCAGTTCTTCTCGTTCGGTACGAACGATCTTACGCAGACGACTTACGGCTACAGTCGCGATGATGCGGAGCAATCGTTCATCCCGCAGTACCTCGAGAAGCGTATCCTCAAAGACGATCCGTTCCAGATATTGGACCGGCGCGGCGTCGGCGCGCTCATGCGCGAGGCCGTGGCCAAAGGCCGCGGCGCGCGTGCCGACCTGAAAATCGGGATCTGCGGCGAGCACGGCGGCGAACCGTCGAGCGTGGCCTTCTGCGATCAGCTTGGATTGGACTACGTCTCGTGTTCCCCGTATCGCGTGCCGATCGCGCGCCTCGCTGCGGCGCAAGCCACGATCGGCGCGCTCGAGTAA